TGATCTGCTCGGGAACCGGGCACTCCTTGGTATCTTCATCTGTTCCCTCCTTGGGGGGAAGCATGATGTTGAGCGCTGTGCATTTGCTGGAGAAAACCTCGGTGTTTAAGCTCTGGGGGCCGAGGTAGACCGTGGCACCGTCCACCTGGTCCAGCAAAAGCGTGGGCGCCACGCCGTCGATCTGGAGAGCGAATTTGGTGCACTTAATGACATCAAGGCTGCTCACAAGGGAATCAacgatgatggagagatCCTTGCAGTTgtcgatggcgatggcgtTGGCCTTGCTGGACACCTTCACGATGGTCTTGTTGCAACgggagatgaggatggacTGGTTCTGCTGGGCAGGGATCTCGACGATTTCGCCCGGGTTATCGAAGTTCTCGATGTACCACTTGTTGCTCTCGAGGTCCTTGCGAGGAGGTTTACGAACACGCATGCTCTCCGGCTTAGGCTTCTTACTCGGGGCTGGCGACTTAGAGCGAGAGATGCTGCCTTGCGAGTCAGGACGTTCCGGAACGGTCGAGCTTGCGCGAAGACTAGGGTTCTTGTGCGTCATTTCAGACTTGTCGACTTTCCGGAGACCAGAGGTGATAGCCTCACCCTGGTTCAACTGAGCAAAAACGGCGGACATATCACCTCCCGGGGCCGCGCTGGGCGGCGGAGGAACGCcaggcggtggtggaggtggtggaggagctCCACCAGGCACGTTCAGCGTCGGCACagggggtggaggaggagggggaggagctGAACCGCTGGCCCCGGTGCTAGAGCCGCCTTTGACCTGTCTGAGGGCTTCCAGCGCATCGATGCCGCTTTGCTCATTCCATGTCAGGCCCTTTGGATAGTGCTTCTTGAGATAGGCAGCAAGGGCCTTGAAGATTTGATAGTAGGATTGGATGTACTGGACGTGAGTCTTATCCCTGATGAGAACGTAAGTACTTTGCTTTGCGCTTGAATAGGATAGTAAAGGTCTTACTTTTCCTTGTACTCCTTCAAGACCTTGTTGCCATAGTACTCAATGCCACCAACGATTTCACTGACAAAATCGCCTGGCTTGGGCTCAAAGAACCATCCCAGAGCCACGATACCCTCCGCGACCGCGCTGAGGTG
The sequence above is a segment of the Aspergillus flavus chromosome 4, complete sequence genome. Coding sequences within it:
- the cap gene encoding adenylate cyclase-associated protein (adenylyl cyclase-associated protein) — its product is MATSHMHNLTTLIKRLEAATSRLEDMAMGLDDPSSPKTLNAAAAPETVAPEPPKPAFPPAPAAPAVPPQIEDFDTLINKDVRNFVDLGNKIGDLVAEQSKAVLQAFEAERTYLYVSTKAKKPEPQPAELMTELHTASDSINMIRESNRASPLFNHLSAVAEGIVALGWFFEPKPGDFVSEIVGGIEYYGNKVLKEYKEKDKTHVQYIQSYYQIFKALAAYLKKHYPKGLTWNEQSGIDALEALRQVKGGSSTGASGSAPPPPPPPPVPTLNVPGGAPPPPPPPPGVPPPPSAAPGGDMSAVFAQLNQGEAITSGLRKVDKSEMTHKNPSLRASSTVPERPDSQGSISRSKSPAPSKKPKPESMRVRKPPRKDLESNKWYIENFDNPGEIVEIPAQQNQSILISRCNKTIVKVSSKANAIAIDNCKDLSIIVDSLVSSLDVIKCTKFALQIDGVAPTLLLDQVDGATVYLGPQSLNTEVFSSKCTALNIMLPPKEGTDEDTKECPVPEQIKSYVKDGVLVNEIVEHAG